One region of Thunnus thynnus chromosome 14, fThuThy2.1, whole genome shotgun sequence genomic DNA includes:
- the memo1 gene encoding protein MEMO1: MSNRVVCREASHAGSWYSASGSQLNAQLEGWLSQAQSTIRPARAIIAPHAGYTYCGACAAHAYKQVDPSITRRVFILGPSHHVPLSRCALSPADIYRTPLYDLRIDQKVYADLWKTGLFERMSMQTDEDEHSIEMHLPYTAKAMESHKDEFSIVPVLVGALSESKEQEYGKLLSKYLADPSNLFIISSDFCHWGQRFRYTYYDESQGEIYRSIEHLDKMGMGIIEQLDPMSFTNYLKKYRNTICGRHPIGVLLNAVAELRKTGLEMNFTFLNYAQSSECRNWQDSSVSYAAGGLIVH; encoded by the exons ATGTCGAACCGAGTGGTGTGCAGAGAAGCAAGTCACGCCGGGAGCTGGTACTCTGCTTCGG GATCCCAGCTGAACGCACAACTAGAAGGCTGGCTGTCCCAAGCACAATCCACAATCAGACCTGCTAGAGCCATCATAGCGCC gcATGCTGGGTATACCTACTGTGGTGCTTGTGCAGCACATGCCTACAAGCAGGTTGATCCCTCTATTAC TCGTAGGGTGTTCATCCTGGGACCTTCACACCACGTGCCCCTCTCCCGCTGTGCCCTGTCACCTGCAGACATCTATAGAACACCCCTCTATGACCTGAGAATCGACCAGAAGG TTTATGCTGACCTCTGGAAAACTGGGTTGTTTGAGCGGATGAGTATGCAGACAGACGAAGATGAGCACAGTATCGAGATGCACTTGCCTTACACTGCTAAAGCCATGGAGAG CCACAAAGATGAGTTTAGCATCGTCCCTGTGCTTGTGGGTGCCCTGAGTGAGTCTAAGGAACAGGAGTATGGGAAGCTGCTCAGCAAGTACCTGGCAGATCCTTCCAACCTTTTCATCATCTCATCTGACTTCTGCCACTGGG GTCAACGGTTCCGTTACACATACTACGATGAATCTCAAGGGGAGATCTACAGGTCTATTGAGCATCTTGATAAAATG GGGATGGGCATTATAGAGCAGCTGGATCCCATGTCTTTCACCAACTACTTGAAGAAGTACCGCAACACCATCTGTGGACGTCACCCTATTGGAGTGCTGCTAAAT gcTGTGGCTGAGCTGAGGAAGACTGGTTTAGAAATGAATTTCACTTTCCTGAACTACGCCCAGTCAAGTGAGTGCAGGAACTGGCAAGACAGCTCCGTGAGTTACGCTGCCGGGGGACTCATCGTTCATTGA
- the srd5a2b gene encoding 3-oxo-5-alpha-steroid 4-dehydrogenase 2b has translation MHCYGELINYLSCGLILTGLGHLVHHRKTQTSYGRHMRLSPLTRMVPARLAWFLQEMPALLIPLLLTLTSDKPSSMGKTLLLGTFCMHYFQRTFVYSLRTRGKPFPLGVMMTAGFFCSLNGFLQGHYLLHCAQFNDEWSADYRFKTGLVLFYVGMAINIHSDYILRNLRKPGEVIYKIPTGGLFEYVSGANYLGEIVEWFGYAVATWALPALSFAVFSLCFIGPRAYYHHRFYQEKFKDYPKLRKALIPFIL, from the exons ATGCACTGCTATGGGGAACTAATCAACTATCTCAGCTGTGGGTTGATCCTGACAGGACTGGGGCATCTGGTCCATCACAGGAAAACCCAGACTTCCTATGGGCGCCATATGAGACTCTCTCCTCTGACTAGGATGGTCCCAGCCAGACTAGCCTGGTTCCTTCAGGAGATGCCGGCTCTCCTGATCCCCCTACTTCTGACACTCACCTCGGACAAACCCTCCAGCATGGGGAAGACACTACTGCTTGGGACCTTTTGCATGCACTACTTTCAAAG GACATTTGTCTATTCGCTACGGACCAGAGGAAAGCCTTTCCCACTGGGTGTGATGATGACAGCAGGTTTCTTCTGCTCTCTGAATGGTTTCCTGCAGGGACACTACCTGCTGCACTGTGCTCAGTTCAATGATGAGTGGTCAGCTGACTATCGCTTTAAAACTG GTTTAGTACTGTTTTACGTCGGAATGGCCATCAATATACACAGTGACTATATTCTACGTAACCTGAGGAAACCAGGAGAAGTAATATACAAGATTCCTACAG GAGGTCTTTTTGAATATGTGTCTGGTGCCAACTACTTAGGAGAGATTGTGGAGTGGTTTGGCTATGCAGTAGCCACCTGGGCCCTTCCAGCACTCTCATTTGCTGTGTTTAGCCTCTGTTTCATTGGACCAAGAGCCTATTACCATCACAG GTTTTATCAGGAGAAATTCAAAGACTATCCCAAGTTACGAAAGGCGTTGATTCCATTCATCCTCTGA
- the mkks gene encoding McKusick-Kaufman/Bardet-Biedl syndromes putative chaperonin → MSRVAKKAPSLCTDLPLDNTDICDKLHILGQLLRSCFGPTGRLKQVHNNIGGHVVTTSSSSVLLPAISSPQPFINLIITSIRNHVSRYSDCGLFAAILCLALIQQAKQSGVKRNVAIRLNKHFLGLCTSYLHQEDCACKVKLDFCSSHILITLAHSVISSKPASVLTKPEALHVSKLAVQAFLLTVPCKSPGIVSLGRIVTVSVEGQSVLDSAVFPGLLVDIPDVFGIFKVENLPPNPLRMVLFSVSLAGDLSELGNGTIEVHHGANTDSQILDQLLEIGKQVVKDEVKLFVCQKVIHPVLQQYLRSHGIIVMERLGITLMEPLIQLTGAQPVATLHTTIPRKAYGNVKDLSFRQFGSKTLLHLHPPGESVICTMVLCHRNETMLNELKVACQKTEHVLRLTLREPSALLGAGCTETHLAAYIRHKSMNDVIETASVLGCSQTEYLLGMEAFCRSLESVAAALEHDGGNSLIDLTFAHHWTLPADVMQEHMEDSLGLCGCGLVESSPSMKWSYLNTKYPEFSPAPLSRDTTLQPHVLDSFTAKLNALQVAVETANIALDVQYIIQDMN, encoded by the exons ATGTCTCGAGTCGCCAAGAAAGCTCCATCTCTTTGCACGGATTTACCACTggacaacactgacatttgtgACAAGCTTCATATTCTGGGGCAGCTTCTGAGATCTTGTTTTGGTCCCACAGGTAGACTGAAACAAGTTCATAACAACATTGGAGGGCACGTTGTAACCACCTCATCTTCCTCAGTTCTGCTTCCGGCAATTTCTTCGCCACAACCTTTTATTAATCTGATAATAACCTCTATTCGCAACCACGTTTCTCGTTACAGTGACTGTGGATTGTTTGCTGCCATTCTTTGTTTGGCTCTTATTCAACAAGCAAAGCAGTCTGGTGTCAAAAGAAATGTGGCTATCAGACTGAACAAGCACTTTCTGGGTTTGTGCACCAGTTATCTTCATCAAGAAGACTGTGCATGTAAAGTGAAGCTCGACTTCTGCAGCAGCCACATCTTGATCACATTAGCTCACAGTGTTATTTCCAGCAAACCAGCCAGTGTGCTAACAAAGCCAGAGGCACTTCACGTCAGCAAGCTGGCAGTGCAAGCCTTTTTGCTGACTGTGCCTTGTAAGAGCCCAGGTATAGTCAGTCTTGGCAGGATAGTGACTGTCTCTGTTGAAGGCCAATCTGTGCTGGATTCTGCAGTGTTTCCGGGCTTACTGGTGGACATACCTGATGTCTTTGGCATCTTCAAGGTGGAGAATCTTCCTCCTAATCCACTGCGTATGGTACTGTTTAGTGTATCTCTTGCTGGGGATCTTTCTGAACTAGGAAACGGGACAATTGAGGTGCATCATGGTGCAAACACAGACTCTCAAATTCTGGATCAGCTCCTGGAGATTGGCAAACAGGTGGTTAAAGACGAGGTGAAGCTCTTTGTGTGCCAGAAGGTCATCCACCCAGTCCTGCAGCAATACCTGAGGAGTCATGGTATCATAGTGATGGAGAGACTGGGGATCACTCTCATGGAGCCACTTATTCAGCTGACAG GTGCTCAACCTGTGGCCACATTACATACCACAATCCCACGCAAGGCCTATGGAAACGTGAAGGATCTCAGTTTTAGGCAGTTTGGATCCAAGACATTGCTGCATTTACACCCTCCTGGGGAGTCAGTGATCTGCACGATGGTCCTCTGCCACAGGAATGAGACAATGTTAAATGAGTTGAAG GTGGCGTGCCAGAAGACAGAACATGTGTTGAGGCTCACCCTGAGGGAACCATCTGCCTTACTTGGAGCTGGGTGCACTGAGACCCACTTAGCTGCTTACATCAGACACAAG AGCATGAATGATGTCATTGAGACAGCGTCAGTGTTGGGATGCTCACAGACAGAGTACCTGCTTGGCATGGAGGCATTCTGCCGCTCTCTGGAGTCTGTGGCTGCAGCGCTGGAGCACGATGGTGGGAATTCTCTTATTGATCTGACTTTTGCTCACCACTGGACTCTCCCTGCGGATGTGATGCAAGAACACATGGAGGATAGCTTGGGCCTTTGTGGCTGTGGACTAGTGGAAAGTAGCCCAAGTATGAAGTGGAGTTATCTTAACACTAAATATCCAGAGTTCTCACCTGCACCCTTGTCTAGAGACACGACTCTCCAGCCACATGTACTGGACTCCTTCACAGCCAAGCTCAATGCGTTGCAGGTTGCTGTAGAAACTGCTAATATTGCTCTGGATGTGCAATATATAATTCAAGATATGAACTAG